AAAAGGAGATTCCTGCCAATTTCGATTACTCCAAAATTCACGGTATGAAGACCGAGGCCCACATGCGCCTCTCCCAAATTCGCCCCACCACCCTCGGCCAAGCAACCCGCATCCAAGGCGTCACCCCTGCTGATATCGCGCTCCTCGCTGTCATGCTAAGAAAGGGATGAGTTTCGATGCTGCTTTTGCTCCAATGCATGGGCATTGCCCTGCTCATCTATCTCCTCCTTCATTATCTCTCCCAATGGGCGGTATCCGTCTGGGCAACCAAAGTAGCTGCTAAAGCTTTAGCCAAGCCTCATCGCCCCTCTACCCTTCTACCTGAAAGCCTCTGCACCATTCACATCACTGAGGATGAATTCAGCTTCTTTCATCCCGATGGCACCCAACAAAGCCTGAAGTGGTCTGATCTCCAGAAAATGGAAATCATCACCACCAGTGATGGACCACTGCTCCCAGATCGCTTTTGGGTGCTGCATGGTTTACAGGAACCCATCATCATTCCTCAAGGAGCTCAAGGCGACGTCACTTTGCTCGAGAGACTGCAGAAGCTTCCTGGCTTTAAAAACGATGTTTTTATCGAGGCTCAGGGCAGCACTTCATATGGCCACTTCACTTGCTGGAACAAGTCACCCGCCGAGCCATAAGCAGTGCAATTCTTGTCCATGACAAGAACTCCTCAAACTCATCCCAAGTGGATACCTCTCCGGGTTCTTCTTCCTCCACCAAAGACTAGCAGCCTGGCACCAAACAATAACCCCAGCCCGCCTCCGCCCATCATCAGCCAGGGAAGTTTGCCCGTTTTTCGCTCCAGGCAGGCTTCATGCGGATTTGCAGGATCATAGTAAACAGGGACTTCTTTTCCTACCGGCCGTGCATTGACGATCACCGCCGCATCCGACCTGTTGCTTGAACTCCCGTCCATAAAGCCGATCTGGTCACCCTTATATGTTTGGCCGTCCACCTCATACTCATAAGTCACCCGTGCCTCATACATTCTCGTCGTAGCACCGGCTCTTGTCCTTGCCTCCGCCACTTCAGAATGCAGCACCTTACCGGCGGCAACAGGCCAGGACTCACTCGTCTTCATCTTCGAGTAATAGCCCCAGCCCAGCCAGATAAAATAACCCGAAACAAGGAGAGGAATGAATTTGGTGATTGCGCGCATGATGGCGATTGATGGCATCGAATAGTGTGATTGACCAAATCCTCCTGTATGTGACACACTTTTCTACCTGCCCTTTTTAGCTCGTATGACTCCTCGCCTTTATCGTTTCCTGGGCAGCCTCGGCTTCCTTATCGCCCCTGCCCTGCTCGCCACAGACATCCAAGAATACGACGGAGCCCTCT
This region of Prosthecobacter fusiformis genomic DNA includes:
- a CDS encoding DUF3592 domain-containing protein, with amino-acid sequence MRAITKFIPLLVSGYFIWLGWGYYSKMKTSESWPVAAGKVLHSEVAEARTRAGATTRMYEARVTYEYEVDGQTYKGDQIGFMDGSSSNRSDAAVIVNARPVGKEVPVYYDPANPHEACLERKTGKLPWLMMGGGGLGLLFGARLLVFGGGRRTRRGIHLG